aaactACAAGTGATAAAAAAAGCAAGGGGTAGAATTGAGTACAGTGTGCTATTATTTGTGTAAAACAGAAAAGACCATATTGTATATGCATAAAATATCTGAAGTTGATAACACTGGTTGCCTTCAGGCAGTGGGACTGGGTGTCTACGGTGGAGGGGGGCAGTCAGTAGCTTTTGGATTTTGAAGTAGTTAATGTATTCTATCCAAataacaaattaagaaaaagtaaattaaaacaaagGACAAAAAACTCAGAATTGAAAATACCAGAATTCTGCTACATATCATTTATAGTTTGCTGGGACAGATGTGTGAAGTTCactctgtttttttgagacggagtttcactcttgttgcccaggcgcaatcttggctcgctgcaacctccgcctcacaggttgaagcaattctcctgcctcaccctcccaagtagctgggattacaggtgtgtaccaccatacctgactaattttgtatttttagtagagatggggtttcaccatgttggttatgctggtctcaaactcctgacctcaagtgatctgcccacctcagcctcccaaagtgctagaattacaagtgtgagccactgtgcctggctagttcGCTTTTTAGTAAAATTTCTATAGCAACTTCTCATTCCATAGTGATTTCAGTCACTCTCAACAAATTTACTTATAGTTATTAATATCTGAACTTTTGCAGGTTTTATCATAGATATGACATTGGCCAAATGGACTCTTGAATATTATAGTAAACATTCTGCTCAAATTAGGTAACAGGtgtttgaagttttaaaattatgcaaaCTGTATTCCAGAAAttttacttctaggaatttaaGAAACAGTCATGATTGTACAAATAAATGTGTTGTAGGGATGTTCATTTAACAAAATGTGTAAAACAGGAAAAACTTgtaaacaacctaagtgtcctaTAATAGAATTCGTTAAATAAGTTATGATACATACACATGATGAAAtgtatgcagccattaaaaaatgttatgaggggctgggcacggtagatcaaacctgtaatcccagcactttggggagctgaggtgggtggatcacttgaggccaggagtttgagactagcctggccaacatggtgaaaccccatctctactaaaaatacaaaaattagctgggtgtggctcatgcttgtaatcccagctacttgggaggctgaggcaggagaattgcttgaacccgggaggcggaggttgcagtgagtagagattgcaccattgcactccagcctgggtgacaagaaggaAACtgcgtctcaagaaaaaaaaaaagttaggaaagAATATTTGACATGAAAGGTATTTTTACAATACATACAATACATTGTGTGAAAGAGCAGATTACGCGATAGTACACAGTGTGTTTGTATTTTGAGAAAGTAAATATTGGAATTATATATACCCAACTAGTAATGTCATCCATTGAGTCATGGAATtataagtgactttttttttgcttgtccctatttttcagtttttctacaGTGACCATACTTGCCATAATTAAACATAGCATGGTAGtttaaaatatgtccacaaattctttgatattCTCTTCAAAAGGTGAAGCCCAGTCCCTatccccttgagtgtgggctgggtTACCTGACTGATTCCCTTCTGACAGATAGGAAAAAGCAAAAGTGATGGTTTGCAACTTTGCAAACTACATCATAAAAGGTACTGTGGCTTCCTCCTTGTTCACTGTTTGATTACTCACTTGGGAAAGCCAGCTGTCACACCATGACACCTAAGCAGCCTGTAGAGAGGCTCATGTGACATGAAGTGAGGCCTCAGGTCAGCAGTCACGTTAAGTGAGCCACCTTGGAAACAGGCTTTAGGTGACTGCAGTCTCAGTTGACAGCTTGACTGCAATGTCACGAGACACCCTGAGCCCAAATGACCCAGCTATGTCAgtcctgaattcctgacctacAGCAATGGAGAtctaagtatttttttatatttgtttatttttgagacagtctctcactctgtcacccaggctggagtgcagtggtgtgatcttggctcactacaacctctgccccctgggctcaagtgattcttctgcgtcagcctcctgagtagctgggaccacaggtgcgtaccaccatgcctggctaatttttgcattttctgtagagatggagtctcatgatgttgcccaggctggtcttgaacttctggacttgtgatctgcccacgttggcctcccaaagtgttaggattataggcatgagccactgtgcccggccctaagtatttattttaagccactaggtttggagtaatttgttacatagcagtAGATAAGTAATACACATATTTCCTACAGTGACCACgcttataatttaaatttaattaaaaaggccaggtgcagtggctcatgcctgtaatcccagcactttgggaggctaagtctggaagatcgcttgagcccaggagtttgagaccagcctgggcaacatggcaaaacccctgctctacaaaatacaaaaaaaattagccgggtgtggtggtgtgtacctgtggcctcagatacttgggagactatggtgggagaatcacttgagtccaggaagttgaggctgcagtgagctgtgactgtgcaaCGGTACTCTAGCCTGTgggacagtgagactctgtctcaaaaaaaaattttttttggccaggggcggtggctcatgcctgtaatcccagcactttgggaggccgaggcaggtggatcacagggtcaagagatcgagactatccttgccaacatggtgaaaccccatctctgctaaaaatacaaaaattacctgggtgcggtggcatgcacctgtagtcccagctacttgagaggctgaggcaggagaatcacttgaacccggtaggcagaggttgcagtgagccgagatcacgccactgcactccagctcaacaaaaaattttttttaaattaaaaagttttactaTCTAAATGAACAAAATCACCAGGTGCAGTtgattacacctgtaatctcagcactttgggatattGAGGTGGGAAGaatatctgaggtcaggagtttgagaccagcctgctgtgagcagagattgcaccactgcacttcagcctgggagacagagaccccatctcaaaaaaaaaaataaataaaaataaaaataaaaaaccaacaaatgcatttgaaaagaacagcatcagccaggcacagtggctcacgcgtgtaatcccagcactttgggaagccgagggtgGAGGatagctgagcccaggagtttgagaccagcctcggcaacatggtgaaaacctgtctctgcaaagaatacaaaaattagccaagtgtagtagcatgcacttgcagtcccagctacttgggaggctgagggggaaggattgcttgagcctgggaggtcaaggctgaagtgagctatgattgcaccaccacactccagcctgggcaacagagcaagaccctgtcccaaaaaagaaacaaacaaacaaacaaaaaacatgtaaaaacaaaacaaaacagaacagcaTCATTTCCTTATCATTAGTTTGAAGGAAGTGAATTGCCTATAaaagtttccattttcaaaaaaagcattcaaatatagtgtgaggccaggcatgatggctcattcctgtaatcccagcgctttgggaggctgaaatggattGTCTgggcccaagaggttgaggctggtgtttgtgccactgcacaccagaagcctgggcaacagagcttgcccctgtctcaaaagaacaaaacatgGTTTACCACAACCAACAGGAAAATTCTGGATAAAACTACATATGAAATATTTACTGCTGTGCTCAACAAGGTATTATAGAGGCCAAAGGCAAAAGTCCTGGGGTCAGGCCACCTGGTCTGCTATCTGATCAGCTGTGTCATCTTTGGAAAGGTACTTGAACTCTCTGTGCCTTAGAATCCCTTTTCTAaaatgtgggctgggcgcagtggctcatgcctgtaatcccagcactttgggaggctgaggcgggtagatcatctgaggtcaggagttcgagaccagcctggccaacaaggtgaaacctggtctttatgaaaaatacaaaaattagccaggcatggttgtgggcacctgtaatcccagctacttgggaggctgagtctggagaattgcttgaacccaggaagcagaggttgcagtgagctgagatcatgccactgcactgcagcttggacgacagagcaagacactgtctcaaaaaaaaaaaatgtggatagCAGCATCTACCTCGAAAAATTGTTGTGGGATAAATTGTGTGGAGAACCTACCAactataaaaaaaagtttcaggacCCCATATAAATTTATCACACCAAGGGGGAAGTTACACCCTGATTGAGTCACATAGCATGTTCGTAACTTCTGGttcttaaattataatttattatttccttattcttttcATTCTGTAAATGACTATGAGAGACCAGAGACTAGACCTCCTCTCCTTCCAATCACTCACCTTTGTTAGAGATTAACTGCCTCCTTTATTATTCTGTACCTAACTCACACCAGATGGCACAAAAGACTCTATGACTTACATCTTCAGTGTGGAAGGTTAAACACGTCTTTCCCGGAAAAAAGACCACCTCATCTGGGCacagtcactcatgcctgtaatcctagtactttgagaggccgccgaggtgagtggattgcttaagcccagcagtttgagaccacctgggcaatgtggcaaaaccccgtctctacaaaaaatacaaaaattagttgggtgtattggtgtgtgcctgtagtcccagctactagggatgctaaggtgggaggatggcttaagcctgagaggttgaggctgtagtgagcggcgattgtgcccctgcactccagcctgggtgacagagtgaaagaaAGACCACCTGGACTAAACGGAGAGGTGCTTTAATTCTGCTAAGCTTCTCTAAACTTTGTCTATGTAAGTGATCCCAAACTTCTAAGCCTTGGAACACTGACTTCCACTCTTTGGTATCTGTGCTTCCCAGGTGGCCTTCCTAAAACTCTGTGCATGAATAAACTCCCTTTAGATTCTGACTCTTTTGATTATTTGAGGTTGGCACGCAGTGCAATATACATTATAATATGCAAATATGAACCTTCAGAGTAGTCTATGACATTTAGGTagacatcctttttttttgagatgtagtcttgctctgtcgcccaggctgtagcacagtggcatgatctcggctcactgcaaccttggcctccaaggttcaagcaattctcctgactcaggctcctgagtagctgggatacaggcacccaccaccgcgtccggctagtttttgtatttttggtagagatggggttttgccatgtttgccaagttggtctcgaactcctgacctcaggtgatctgcccgcctcggcctcccaaagtgttgggattacaggagtgagctacagTGCCCAGCCGACATTTAGGTAGAAATCTTACACATATTCCTATCTTTGGTCTCTCTCCGCTTATCTTTGTGACCTTTTCTTTACAGATAAGAACAAATCATTTGTGGACTTGAAAAGAGTTACCATAGTAACTGAAAAAAACCCCGGGAAAGTTAAAATGCCATTCTTGCTGCTCTCTTTTAATTAATAAACCCTAAAAAGGCTAATCCACTTGGGCACTACTTAATTAACAATCAATTAGTAAGGAAAAGATATCGAAGCAGTAAACTTAAGTGACAGCGAAAAGTTCTGTTGACCAAGCATGGATTCTCTCCTCCTCAGAACCAAGTTACAGTTGGAGTTACAGTAAATACTTCGAACAGGTCCTTCGGTATCCTGTAGGAAATCAGACAAAAACACAGGTCAgttacttcttttgtttttctttttttgacacggggtctcactctgtcgcccaggctggagtgaagtggggcaatcatggctcactgcagcttagacctcctggattcaagcgatcctgccgcctcagccacgcaagtagcggggactacaagcacgcgccaccacgcccagattattttttgtatttttgtagcgacgtggtttcaccacgttgaccagggtagtctggaactcctgagctaaagtgatacgtctgcctgggcctcccaaagtgctggaattacaggtctgagccaccgggTCCAGCCCAATTACTTTCTTCAGTCTGAGTATGAGCGCCGGAAGAAAAGGTCTTACCTGcatctattttttttagagacagggtctccctctcgcacccaggctggagagcagtggcgcaatcttggctcactgtaacctcaacctcccgggctcgatcgcgtgtgtgtgtgtgtgtgtgtgtgtgtgtgtgtgtgtgtgtgtgtgtgtgtgtgtgtgtgtgtgtgacggagtctcgctctgtcgccaggctggagtgcagtagcacgatctcggctaactgcaacctccacctcccgggttcaagccattcccctgcttcagcctcccaagtagctgggactacaggcgcgcaccacaatgcccggctaatttttttttttttttttaattttagtacagatggggtttcaccatgttggccaggatggtttcgatctcctgacctcgtgatccgtcctcctcggcctcccaaagtgctgggattacaggtgtgagccactgcacccagccatcgatcgtttatatttttaaaaagatgttttcttcGTTTCCTAGCCCCTTCTACCCGCCTATGAAGTTCCAAAGGCTTTAATGCTATTGCAACGGCCATAAGAGGCCAAGCTGGTGGGTGCCGCTCCCTAATGCAGTTCCCTCAGAGGCAGCCGACCCTGCCCAGGGCGAGCAGCGCCGTGTGGGGGGGGGACGCTCCCAGGGTCCCCGGGGCCCTGGTTGGGGGAGGTGTTGGGCTCACgtacccaggctcaggtgaggCGAGTGCGCAGCCTGGGTTGCAGCTGGCGCTGGCGGCGCTTGCGCTGGCCATTGAGGAGCTTCTGCGCGACCTTGCGCTCGTGCCCGCCAGGCGCAGGCCGGTTGGAGCGCAGCGCCTGCTCGCGCCGAGTCCGGCCCTTGCTGCGCCCCGCCCCGCAGGCCGGGAAGTCGCGCAGGTAGTAGTAGTCCAGGCAGTCGTAAAGCTCCTCCTCGTAGCTTATGGGTGGCGGCGGCAGGGCCAGAGGCTGCAGACGCGGAAGCGCCCGCTCTGCGGCCGCTTCCATCCTGCCCAGGCCTGTGGCCACCGGCGGCCACCTGCCCGCGTCTGGGCGCTCCTGGAAGACCCAGCAGCCCCGCCTCCAGTTCAGATGGGCTCAGCGTGAAGGTGGGGGTGCCTTCGGCGACGCCATAGAGGCTGACCTTGGACGACGTCACAGTGGCGGTATACAGTGCCTGGAGCAGGGCTGTCTTCTTGGAGTGCGGCCTGGTAACCAGGACCTCCCCGCCAGATCCTGTATGTTGCTGGAGAAGGGTAGCTGACAAACTCCAACTCAGCACAGTGTTTATGTTGGTCAAAAATAGGAAACTATGTTAAAGCGCGgcggaagtgggaggatcccttcaggCCAGGCagtcaagagcagcctgggcaacatagcgcgACCCCATCTCTGAagtcccacctcagcttcccagctaCTTGAACTCCAAGGTTCATGGCTCCAATGAGCTATCTTCCCACTACAGCACCCCAGCCTGCGAGACTGAGGTAGATCctgtgtaaaaaaataaaaaagaaaactatccaAGTGTGCAACAGGGAGGGACTGCTTAAAGAAAACAGGAGGCTGACTGggccctataatcccagcattttggggggccaaggtgggaggatggatggcttgggtaacatgacgaaaccccgtccctacaaaagatacaaaatcagccgggcacggtgcaccccggcctaatttttgtatttttagtagagacgggggtctcgctctgttgcccaggccggtttcgtcctgggttcaagtgatcttctcaccttggccttTAGAGTTGTTGGGATttcagctgtgagccaccacacccttccTGGGTTAGGCTATTTAATAACATAAgaaagtgtggtggctcacgcctcactttgggaggccaaggcgggtggatcacctgaggtcaggagttcgagaccatcctggcccatgtggtgaaacctggtctctacaaaaaacgcaaaaattagctgcgtgtggtggcacatgcctgtaatcccagctactcaggaagctgatagaggagaattgcttgaacctgggaggtggaggttgcagtgagccgaggtcacaccactgcatcccagcctgggcgacagatcgagactccagagtttaagaccagcctgggcaatgtagtgaaaccttgtttctacaaaacagacaaaaaaagccaggtgtaCCTGTgtccacctgtggccccagctgcttaggaggctgaggcaggaggataacttgggGCCAGcaactcaaggctgcagtgagctatgatcatcccactgctctccatcctgagcaatagaatgagaccatgtctgtAGATAGCTAGCTAGATAATTGATACATAGTTTTCTGTCGGAAATTTTTTTCCTAGATTTGAACCTGTTTTTCTAAAGTAGCATTCAACACATCAGCATTTTACAGTGTTATTAGTTGTTAATATGattgtttttctgaaatacaGTATCCTTTACAAAAGCAGTTTTGTCTTTCAAAGCACATAGATAGGTCCTCAAGTGAATTTGTCTGATGTTGGTGACCTTGGTACCATTTTCTCCAGTTGATTGGAAAAGTCAGTCAATAATTTCAGGTCACTGTTGGCCTTAAAGAAGAGCCCAAAGGTAGTAAGCAAGGGTGCTGGTGTCCAGTCGCCTTCTAGAAGCATTTTCACCTTCCCTTAATGTTTCTCTTTATGAACATAGAAGTACTGTATGTAGAATTGACCCAGTGCTGCCCTGGCAACTTTGTGTATTAGGCCAGATTTACATTTTTTACCTTTATAAGAGGCACCCTGGTAGGCTAGTGGAGTTACACATGAAGTCTGATCTCAGCTGCACTGTCCAGAGATGCAACACAGTCCAATCAAATAAcattctctgagcctgtttctttagctgttaaataagaataataattataCTCATCTAAAAAGACAGCTTATTGTATTTGAGtggtcttttattttctatgaaacTGTCTTTAACACAGCAATTATTTTCATTGCCATACcacatttgtgttttgttttgtttttgtttgagatggagtctgtttttgtttttgtttttgtttttttgtgagttggtgttgttgcccaggctggagtgcagtggcatgatctcggctcactgcaacctccgcctgttaggttcaagtgattctcctgcctcagcctcctgagaagctgggattacaggcacccaccaccacacctggataattatttttattttttagtagagatgggatttcatcatgttgcccatgccggtctcaaacttctgacctcaagtgatccacctgccctgacctcccaaagtgctaggattgagGCACTGAGCCCAGCCTCTTTTTACACAAGAATTTcttggttgggcgtggtggctcacgcctgtaatcccagcactttgggaggccgaggtgggaggatcacctgaggtcaggaagcatttattatgtatttatatgccCGATATTATGTGAAGCACTTTACTATCTTATCAAATCTTCAGGATAGATCTTCAGTTCTCATGACTACAAAAGGATACTAAGGCTCAGACAGCAGAGACGTGGCCAGCCTGTGTCCCCAGAGCCTATGATCTTACCACTAGGTTACAGTGCTTCTAGGGAGCACATGTTGTGaggtttttgctttaaaatgaaccaataaaaaacaaaggcaaaaaaggCATAAGCTATTAAAAAGTGGGAGAAACACTAAGAGAACCTTAAGCACATAActaaaaatattatggaaaagTTATTGAATTCATTAGCAAATTTACTCTAATTCTAGATTTTCATTGAGGGATATGTTATATTACtcatgatgaagaaaaaaatgttcaaatatattaacataaatacCATCAATATGGTTTATCATGTTTAAATGTTCACTTAAAGCAATTCAGTTAAAATTCTGCATATCATACAATATTATAGCTTGCTAGTAGATTGCAAAGTAAATAGTCATCCAAATAAAAACACCAAAGCACATGATGTTTTTCACTGGTTGTTGCTATTTTTAGGTGAGCATTTGCTATATGCCAACAGATAGATAATAACATATTGCTGATTTCCTTCATCATCATTAAAGGTGGGTTCAGGATAGAATGGCATAAGGGCAAAGAAGAATTTGAAATCTAACATCAACTCAGTGATGCATCAAGATAAAagtagaggctgggcgcggtggctcacacctgtaatcccagcactttgggaggccaaggcgggtgtatcatgaggtcaggagttcgagaccagcctggccaacatagtgaaaccccgtctctactaaaaactacaaaaaaaattagctgggcgtggtggtgggcacctgtaatcccagctactcaggaggctgaggcaagagagtgggttgaacccgggaggcggaagttgcagtgagccaagatcacaccattgcactgcagcctgggcaacagtgcgagactgtctcaaaaaaaaaaaaaagataaaagtagagACAATAGGGGCATCTTGGTGAATACCAAATTTAACAAAGCAGATTAAGAGAAACAgtattaaaaaattcaattaaatccCTAAGATCCAGGGCTTTGcaataaatatgtaagtaaatCCCCAATATCCATGctgaaagtttaaaagaaatgataatgataattaaagaaatagaacTTTTCCTTAGCTTTGCAGTAATCTAGAAACAAAGAATGTTTCTAATATTTAGACACTACAAAGCACCTTACAAGGAGAAACCTGTAAGTATGGCAGGATTCACCAGCAGCCCTGGGCTTGTCCACAGTACCCCATGATGCACAGTAACTATTGTGTAAATGCTCATGAACAAAGGGTTACAGGACTTTTCCAGTTTagacataccatattttctttcagacAATTCTTCAACTTGTTTACATAGATCAGCAATACGATTATTCCATTTCTCTGAAAATTGAGCAAAAGTTGATTCTCAATAATATGCCCCTATGTCAGAGCAGCACTaacatataatgacttatttccaatattttacaTCCTCACAGTCCATATCATTTTActacttttgaaaaattttttcccttttttggtgGTTCTTAGAATTAGTTTAATGGGAGACTATAAGAGAAGTTTTAAAGTTTAGTACCTCTTTTTAgccttttaatttctgaaaagcaGGAGGGCAGAAAAGATGAATCAAAAACAACAGGGAGGCCACAATGAGGAGGTCTCCAGGGGTCTGTTAGCAAACTTCCTAAAACATGTCTCAGCTGTGTGGAAAGAAGACTTtacagtggccaggtgtggtggttcaggcctgtaatcctagcactttgggagcagagTGGGCGGATCGCTTTGAGCTCAGGGCAACATAGCAGAaacccccctccccacctccacccccacccccatctctaccaaaaatacgaaactAAGTCAGatgttgtggcaggtgcctgtagtcccagctactcgggaggctgaggcaggagaatcgcttgaacccagaagatgaacattgcagtgagccgagaccgtgccccactgccagccttggtgacagagtaagactccatctcaaaaaagaaagaaggaaaaaaaaaaggttaagaggGACCTTAAAAATACAAGTTTAAGAGGGACCccggctgagcatggtggctcatgcctgggatatgggaggctgaggtgggtggatcacgaggtcaaaagatctagaccatcctggtcaacatggtgaaaccccatctctactaaaaatgtatataaaaaattagccgggtgtggtggcacacaactgtagtcctagctactcaggaggctgaggcaggagaatggcgtgaacccgggaggcggaggtgacagtcaagatcacgccaccacactccagcctggtgacagagcaagactccctcccaaaaaaaaaaagagggacccCAAAGCAAAAAATCCCAATGCTTTTTCTCCCAATCCCACTCACTGAAACACCAGGAGAGTGTAATAGTTTTGCAGCCTAGCTGTAGTAGACTGATAGTGACCCCCCAAAATGCTCATATCCCAATCCCAGGAATCGGTGAACATGACCTTCTATGGCAAAAGGAGCTTTGCAGATATAATGAAGTTAAGGATCTTTGGCCGGGAGGATTATCCCAGCTTGTCCCTGTGGGGTTGATGTACTCACCAGGATCCTTAGAAGAGCAGGTGATGGAGAGGGTGGGAGGTGTAGTGATGGAAGCAGGAAACATGAGTCATTCAAAAAGGGCAGCAAAAGCTGAGGAGTGAAGGCCGCCCCCAGGACCAGGCAATGGATTCTCCCGGAGAGCCTTGCAAGGCACCGGACCTGCTCCCACCTTCACTCAGTGGGACTGACTAGaattctggccttcagaactcTAAGGGAATACATTCGTgtagttttaagccaccaagtgtgtggtaatttgttgcagcagcaacTAGAAAGTAGTATTGCAGTGAAGCCTCAAAACCCACCTGAAGGgcccgggggtggtggctcatgcctgtaatcccagcactttctgaggccaaggtgggcagatcacttgaggtcaggagtttgagaccagcctggccaacatggtgaaatcccgtctctacaaagaatacaaaaattagccaggcatggtggcacatgcctgtaatctcagctgctcaggaggctgagacatgggaattgcttggacccaggggggtgaaggttgcagtgagccgagattgcaccactgcactccagctgggcaacagagcgagactctgtctcaaaaacaaaacaaaacaaaagaaaacaaaaacccacctGAAGTAGGTTTCCAGTTCTGTCAGCAGTCTCCCACCCAACCCCCAGAAGCAGACATTCCTTTGCTGTGGGCCATGGACAGGCAGAAGGAAGCACCTCCTCATGGCAGAGGCCTACCCAGGAGAAACCCAAGGGAAGGTACTGCCAGGCCAGC
This window of the Pongo abelii isolate AG06213 chromosome 6, NHGRI_mPonAbe1-v2.0_pri, whole genome shotgun sequence genome carries:
- the NUPR2 gene encoding nuclear protein 2 encodes the protein MEAAAERALPRLQPLALPPPPISYEEELYDCLDYYYLRDFPACGAGRSKGRTRREQALRSNRPAPGGHERKVAQKLLNGQRKRRQRQLQPRLRTRLT